One stretch of Candidatus Coatesbacteria bacterium DNA includes these proteins:
- a CDS encoding T9SS type A sorting domain-containing protein encodes MLSLQAKTVLMITRHGLPGVVPGCTFHDATHKDINISTSVLTLNLRFTRLLQGVQTPLCWQSKSCQAPKGETMRKLITVTLLVLIMTFAAFAEYEVFYVNDKGPFCDVGVNLYNQLPSVGALNDTNYDGYLSNAFIFNPSGAPVFSTTGAYGFLEPPHYEGQPTLSHFSSNYYDDTVNGISCSWHNEVYGHYRYYDADTQQTTTKSFCVTEQHYSDLIEEWITDPILTSCCEIVYDDTQDAYLPVVAYIHDMYIGMNDYTFMFGMQVGTSLENTVTWSKKGFGGIDVNLDPYEDISLNMAIGPFIHTNYCVCWSGSNPDSTHVLYSNDGDWNIEGDVVLNNTAGDVWIDTYDGQHYGVVYSRPLGGANWAICYRYSSDGGASWSAEECIDSITISSSAAPNVAIHYSSHDQPVIIYPSGIGENFYNHPVIATKDGGSFNHFYLNDLGFSVNYDHFAASPGNQPMGASFSAGTDVYYVYNTPSFPGGLVASGDTDTASSNALRCSGLYPNPSRGMLTVCLDCPEDTEVRPVLYDLAGRRVSELPTTQIRAGANSLRLNLNERSNLEPGVYSLVIDSGDELVRERVVISD; translated from the coding sequence ATGTTGTCGCTGCAGGCAAAAACAGTGCTCATGATAACAAGACATGGTTTACCAGGGGTAGTTCCGGGGTGTACTTTTCACGATGCTACTCATAAGGACATAAACATATCGACAAGCGTATTGACACTAAATTTGAGGTTTACTAGACTACTGCAAGGCGTTCAAACTCCGTTATGCTGGCAATCCAAGTCCTGTCAAGCCCCGAAAGGAGAAACGATGCGGAAGTTGATCACCGTCACACTCCTGGTCCTGATCATGACCTTCGCCGCTTTCGCTGAATACGAGGTTTTCTACGTCAACGACAAGGGTCCGTTCTGTGATGTGGGGGTGAACCTCTATAACCAGTTGCCGTCCGTGGGCGCATTAAATGACACGAATTATGACGGTTACCTCTCGAATGCCTTTATCTTCAACCCATCAGGTGCTCCGGTTTTCAGCACTACGGGAGCATATGGTTTTCTCGAGCCGCCTCACTACGAAGGGCAACCAACCCTGAGTCATTTTTCCAGCAACTATTACGACGATACCGTCAACGGGATTTCTTGTAGCTGGCACAATGAGGTCTACGGGCATTACCGCTACTACGACGCCGACACCCAACAGACGACAACGAAGAGTTTTTGCGTAACAGAGCAGCATTACAGCGACCTTATCGAGGAATGGATCACCGATCCGATCCTGACCAGTTGCTGTGAAATCGTCTACGATGATACCCAGGACGCTTATCTGCCTGTCGTTGCCTATATACACGACATGTATATCGGTATGAACGACTATACTTTCATGTTCGGGATGCAGGTCGGAACGAGTCTTGAAAATACTGTAACCTGGTCCAAAAAGGGTTTCGGTGGGATTGATGTCAACCTTGATCCTTACGAGGATATCTCGCTCAACATGGCGATCGGTCCATTTATCCATACGAATTACTGTGTTTGCTGGAGCGGGAGCAACCCCGACAGCACTCACGTTCTCTACTCCAATGACGGTGATTGGAACATCGAAGGCGATGTCGTTCTAAACAACACCGCCGGCGATGTCTGGATTGACACCTACGACGGTCAGCACTACGGCGTTGTCTACTCACGCCCCCTGGGAGGAGCGAACTGGGCGATCTGTTACCGCTACTCGTCCGATGGAGGGGCGAGTTGGTCGGCCGAGGAATGCATTGACAGCATTACCATCAGCTCATCGGCTGCCCCTAACGTTGCAATTCATTACTCCAGCCATGATCAGCCCGTGATCATCTATCCAAGCGGAATCGGTGAAAACTTTTACAACCATCCCGTCATTGCCACTAAGGACGGCGGTAGTTTCAACCACTTCTATCTGAATGATCTAGGTTTCAGTGTCAACTACGATCATTTCGCCGCCTCGCCCGGCAATCAGCCCATGGGGGCATCCTTCTCTGCCGGTACTGACGTTTACTACGTTTATAACACCCCTTCCTTCCCCGGCGGGCTCGTTGCCTCGGGAGATACCGACACCGCCTCAAGCAACGCCCTGCGCTGCAGTGGTCTCTATCCCAATCCCAGTCGGGGGATGCTGACCGTCTGCCTCGACTGTCCCGAGGATACCGAAGTGCGGCCGGTGCTCTACGATCTGGCGGGGCGTCGGGTCAGTGAGTTGCCGACCACTCAGATAAGGGCCGGTGCTAACTCCCTGAGGCTAAACCTCAACGAGCGCTCCAACCTGGAGCCGGGCGTTTACAGCCTGGTCATCGACTCGGGGGATGAGCTAGTCCGTGAACGTGTCGTAATCTCAGACTAA